A single region of the Aeromonas hydrophila subsp. hydrophila ATCC 7966 genome encodes:
- a CDS encoding penicillin-binding protein activator, with amino-acid sequence MPSAFSDLTKNAQWYLAQVDPAKPAEAFTWQVMAARSYLALGQAKPAAALFQQLQKQGQSAEQKAQLQLLQAHLLLAQGNANQALILLEGKPEVALDADTQKDWYRQRVVLQLDINNKFGAAKSLILLEPYLAQNELATNHQQIWSLLKSMTPSTLQALEEAPAPDVTTGWLRLAALVNEFGAQPNQLARQLAGWKQAFPNHPAQKDMPAGLGDLATSNINTLQQIAVFLPLSGNLEAQGAAIRNGMLMSYKENQGQFTLNFYDTQTKSMGELYKQAIQEGANMIIGPLLKDRVEELLKSNPTVPVLALNELDKPIVNDNTFYFSLSAAADAAQAAQYLYGQGYRKPLLIAAQGRIGYGSIKAFEQAWATVSQDKPVVATFGARNEVQGMVKNALSGRSTARAGEVVQLADTAPRSIDVVYVVANSLETRMIKPYVDISVNPMGSLPIYSSSRSYDSATTEVASELNGMHISDMPLLLGGYEKQREQIALLWPQTQGDLLRLFALGYDAVALAENLQQMRKVNAMQQPGMSGQLSVDASGNIMRVLDWATYQNGKLVSDSAMPQLEGAPHEGSIGTDAPAVAEPVPVSTEQGTAL; translated from the coding sequence ATGCCGTCGGCCTTCTCGGATCTGACCAAGAATGCCCAGTGGTATCTGGCGCAGGTGGACCCGGCCAAACCGGCCGAAGCCTTCACCTGGCAGGTGATGGCGGCACGCAGCTATCTGGCGCTCGGCCAGGCCAAACCGGCCGCGGCCCTGTTCCAGCAACTGCAGAAGCAGGGCCAGAGCGCCGAGCAAAAAGCCCAGCTGCAACTGTTGCAGGCTCACCTGCTGCTCGCCCAGGGCAACGCCAACCAGGCGCTGATCCTGCTGGAGGGCAAGCCCGAGGTGGCGCTGGATGCCGATACCCAGAAGGACTGGTATCGCCAGCGGGTGGTGCTGCAACTGGACATCAACAACAAGTTCGGTGCCGCCAAGTCGCTGATCCTGCTGGAGCCCTATCTGGCCCAGAATGAGTTGGCCACCAATCACCAGCAAATCTGGTCACTGCTCAAAAGCATGACCCCCTCCACCCTGCAGGCACTGGAAGAGGCGCCGGCTCCCGACGTGACTACCGGCTGGCTGCGACTGGCGGCGCTGGTGAACGAGTTCGGCGCCCAGCCCAATCAGCTGGCACGCCAGCTCGCTGGCTGGAAGCAGGCCTTCCCGAACCACCCGGCCCAGAAAGACATGCCGGCGGGTCTGGGTGATCTGGCGACCAGCAACATCAATACCCTGCAGCAGATCGCCGTGTTCCTGCCGCTCTCCGGCAATCTGGAGGCTCAGGGCGCCGCCATCCGCAACGGCATGCTGATGTCTTACAAGGAGAATCAGGGCCAGTTCACCCTGAACTTCTACGACACCCAGACCAAGTCGATGGGCGAGCTCTACAAACAGGCGATTCAGGAAGGGGCCAACATGATCATCGGCCCACTGCTCAAAGACCGGGTCGAGGAGCTGCTCAAGTCCAATCCGACCGTGCCGGTACTGGCTCTCAACGAGCTGGACAAGCCGATCGTCAATGACAACACCTTCTACTTCTCCCTCTCCGCCGCCGCCGATGCAGCGCAGGCCGCCCAGTACCTCTACGGTCAGGGCTATCGCAAGCCGCTGCTGATCGCCGCCCAGGGCCGGATCGGCTATGGCAGCATCAAGGCGTTTGAACAGGCTTGGGCCACCGTGAGCCAGGACAAGCCGGTCGTCGCCACCTTCGGCGCTCGCAACGAAGTGCAGGGCATGGTCAAGAACGCCCTGAGCGGTCGCTCCACCGCCCGGGCCGGCGAAGTGGTACAGCTTGCTGACACGGCGCCGCGCAGCATCGACGTGGTCTATGTGGTCGCCAACAGCCTGGAGACCCGGATGATCAAGCCGTATGTGGACATCTCGGTCAATCCGATGGGCAGCCTGCCGATCTACAGCAGCTCGCGCAGCTATGACAGCGCCACCACCGAAGTGGCCTCCGAGCTCAACGGCATGCATATCTCCGACATGCCGCTGCTGCTGGGGGGCTACGAGAAGCAGCGCGAACAGATCGCCCTGCTCTGGCCGCAAACCCAGGGGGATCTGCTGCGCCTATTCGCGCTGGGCTACGATGCCGTGGCGCTGGCAGAAAACCTGCAGCAGATGCGCAAGGTCAATGCCATGCAGCAGCCGGGCATGAGCGGCCAGCTGAGCGTGGATGCCAGCGGCAACATAATGCGGGTACTGGACTGGGCCACCTACCAGAACGGCAAGCTGGTCAGCGACAGTGCCATGCCTCAGCTCGAGGGAGCCCCCCATGAAGGGTCTATTGGCACGGATGCACCAGCAGTGGCAGAACCTGTTCCCGTCAGCACCGAGCAAGGGACAGCACTTTGA
- a CDS encoding YraN family protein — MKGLLARMHQQWQNLFPSAPSKGQHFEQLAERWLQARGLQPVTRNYRCRGGEIDLIMRQGETLVFVEVRYRSQTSHGGAAASVTRCKQHKIVLAARHYFKQHAINEASQACRFDVIAFEGDQPDWIQNAF, encoded by the coding sequence ATGAAGGGTCTATTGGCACGGATGCACCAGCAGTGGCAGAACCTGTTCCCGTCAGCACCGAGCAAGGGACAGCACTTTGAACAGCTAGCGGAACGCTGGTTGCAGGCCCGCGGCCTGCAGCCGGTGACCCGCAACTACCGCTGCCGGGGCGGCGAGATCGATCTCATCATGCGCCAGGGGGAGACCCTGGTGTTTGTTGAGGTCCGTTACCGCTCCCAGACCAGCCATGGCGGCGCCGCCGCCTCGGTCACCCGGTGCAAACAGCACAAGATCGTGCTGGCAGCACGCCACTATTTCAAGCAACATGCCATCAACGAGGCCAGCCAGGCCTGCCGATTCGATGTGATCGCGTTCGAGGGCGACCAGCCAGACTGGATCCAGAACGCATTTTAA
- a CDS encoding D-sedoheptulose-7-phosphate isomerase, whose protein sequence is MTDRIKENYTESIQTKIAAAEALPDAIHTAAQMLTICLLNGHKVMACGNGPSAALAQLFISELVNCYETERPSLPGMALTPDMATISAIATDHGFEEVYAKQIRALGQPSDILVVITTTGNSRSLIKAAEAALSRDMTIVVLGGGDGGEIAGLLGPNDVEIRVPSARRPRILEVNLLTLHCLCDLIDQTLFPQQED, encoded by the coding sequence ATGACTGACCGCATCAAAGAGAACTACACCGAGAGCATCCAGACCAAGATAGCCGCCGCCGAGGCGCTGCCGGATGCCATCCATACCGCAGCCCAGATGCTGACCATCTGCCTGCTCAATGGCCACAAGGTGATGGCATGCGGCAACGGTCCTTCCGCAGCGCTGGCCCAGCTGTTCATCTCGGAATTGGTCAACTGCTACGAAACCGAGCGCCCTTCCCTGCCCGGCATGGCGCTGACCCCTGACATGGCCACCATCAGCGCCATCGCCACCGACCACGGTTTTGAAGAGGTGTATGCCAAGCAGATCCGGGCGCTCGGTCAGCCCAGCGACATCCTGGTGGTCATCACCACCACCGGCAACAGCCGCAGCCTGATCAAGGCCGCCGAGGCCGCCCTCTCCCGCGACATGACCATAGTGGTGCTGGGTGGTGGTGACGGCGGCGAGATCGCTGGCCTGCTCGGCCCCAACGACGTGGAGATCCGGGTACCGTCGGCTCGTCGCCCCCGCATTCTGGAAGTGAACCTGTTGACCCTGCACTGCCTGTGTGATCTCATCGACCAGACTCTTTTCCCGCAACAGGAAGATTGA
- the dolP gene encoding division/outer membrane stress-associated lipid-binding lipoprotein, producing the protein MNKQILLLGLLAGTLLLQGCAAVVVGGAAGTAKASGDRRTLGAQWDDQAIELKAANLLADNKPLSAASKISVYSNNGRVLLVGQTPSDAYKLEAGKIVARIEGVRHVYNELRLGQPVSIGVRSNDSWITSKVRTDMLGAKNFDSAKVKVVTENGEVFLIGLVTRQEGEHAVEIARHVSGVKRVIKAFEFAQN; encoded by the coding sequence ATGAACAAGCAAATACTCCTGCTCGGCCTGCTGGCCGGCACCCTGCTGCTGCAAGGTTGCGCGGCCGTAGTGGTAGGCGGTGCCGCCGGCACCGCCAAAGCCTCCGGCGATCGCCGCACCCTGGGCGCCCAGTGGGATGATCAGGCTATCGAGCTGAAAGCGGCCAACCTGCTGGCTGACAACAAGCCGCTCAGCGCGGCCAGCAAGATCAGCGTCTACAGCAACAACGGCCGCGTGCTGCTGGTCGGCCAGACACCTTCTGACGCTTACAAGCTCGAAGCTGGCAAGATAGTGGCCCGCATCGAGGGTGTGCGCCACGTCTACAACGAATTGCGCCTCGGCCAGCCGGTCAGCATAGGGGTTCGCAGCAACGACTCCTGGATCACCTCCAAGGTGCGGACAGACATGCTGGGCGCCAAGAATTTTGACAGTGCCAAGGTCAAGGTGGTCACCGAGAATGGTGAGGTATTCCTGATTGGCCTGGTCACTCGCCAGGAAGGGGAGCACGCCGTCGAGATCGCCCGCCACGTCAGCGGCGTGAAGCGCGTGATCAAGGCCTTCGAGTTCGCCCAGAACTAA
- a CDS encoding ClpXP protease specificity-enhancing factor: protein MSMEPTMTPSRPYLLRAFFDWLLDNDLTPHLVVNVNIPHVMVPMQFVQDGQIVLNIAPRAVGQFHMDNEAISFSARFGGVSQQVYIPMAAVLAIHARENGVGTLFPPEPGYDLWLEQAEAPVEPEPEPPRPSGRPTLKVIK, encoded by the coding sequence ATGAGCATGGAACCGACAATGACACCCAGTCGCCCGTACCTGCTGCGGGCGTTCTTCGACTGGTTGCTGGACAATGACCTGACCCCGCATCTGGTGGTCAACGTCAACATCCCTCATGTGATGGTGCCGATGCAGTTTGTCCAGGATGGACAGATAGTGCTGAATATCGCACCCCGTGCGGTAGGGCAGTTCCACATGGACAATGAAGCCATCAGCTTCAGCGCCCGTTTTGGTGGTGTCTCCCAGCAGGTTTACATCCCGATGGCGGCCGTATTGGCCATCCATGCCCGGGAAAACGGCGTGGGAACCCTGTTCCCGCCTGAGCCGGGTTATGACCTCTGGCTGGAGCAAGCCGAAGCACCGGTGGAACCCGAGCCGGAACCGCCGCGTCCGAGCGGTCGTCCGACCCTGAAGGTCATCAAATAA
- the sspA gene encoding stringent starvation protein SspA: protein MAVAANKRSVMTLFSGANDMFSHQVRIVLAEKGVSVDICQVDPSNLPDELAELNPYNTVPTLVDRELALYTSRIIMEYLDERFPHPPLMPVYPVARGNSRLMMHRIELDWYSLADKIMAGTDVDAARAELRDNLLAIAPIFGEMPYFMSEEFGLVDCYMAPLLWRLPSLGIDFTGRGAKELKAYMVRLFERESFQASLTEAEREIRAGV, encoded by the coding sequence ATGGCTGTAGCTGCCAATAAGCGTTCGGTAATGACGCTGTTTTCCGGTGCCAACGATATGTTCAGCCATCAGGTGCGTATTGTCCTGGCGGAGAAGGGTGTTAGCGTAGATATCTGCCAGGTTGACCCAAGCAACCTGCCGGATGAGCTGGCCGAGCTGAACCCCTACAACACCGTACCGACCCTGGTCGATCGCGAGCTGGCGTTGTACACCTCACGCATCATCATGGAGTATCTGGACGAGCGCTTCCCGCACCCGCCCCTGATGCCGGTCTACCCTGTGGCCCGCGGCAACAGCCGTCTGATGATGCATCGCATCGAGCTGGACTGGTATTCTCTGGCCGACAAGATCATGGCGGGTACCGACGTGGATGCGGCGCGTGCCGAACTGCGGGACAACCTGCTGGCCATCGCGCCGATCTTCGGTGAAATGCCCTATTTCATGAGCGAAGAGTTTGGTCTGGTCGATTGCTACATGGCCCCGCTGCTGTGGCGTCTGCCGAGCCTTGGCATCGACTTCACCGGTCGTGGCGCCAAAGAGCTGAAGGCCTACATGGTTCGCCTGTTCGAGCGCGAGTCTTTCCAGGCTTCCCTGACTGAAGCCGAGCGCGAGATCCGTGCCGGCGTATGA
- a CDS encoding cytochrome c1 — MKRIIFAVLTLLPSLVFANTGAVHLDKANYDLNDKASLQRGAATFMNYCFGCHSTQYQRYNRVAADIGIPEDLMAANLIVNGAKIGDLMENSVPDKDAAKWFGAPPPDLTLVARVRGADWIYTYLRSFYVDETRPFGVNNVVFPSVGMPHVLEPLQGTPRAEFATHTVDGVEVQQVVSVKSDGNGEMNNEEYDQTVLDLVNFLVYSAEPVQQERERMGFWVLGFIVIFFIFTVLLKKEFWRDVH; from the coding sequence ATGAAAAGAATAATTTTTGCAGTGCTGACCCTGCTGCCGTCGCTGGTGTTTGCCAACACCGGGGCAGTGCACCTGGACAAGGCCAACTATGACCTGAACGACAAGGCGTCGTTGCAGCGTGGTGCGGCCACCTTCATGAACTACTGCTTTGGCTGTCACAGCACCCAGTACCAGCGTTACAACCGGGTGGCGGCAGACATCGGTATTCCGGAAGATCTGATGGCGGCCAACCTGATCGTCAATGGTGCCAAGATCGGCGATCTGATGGAAAACTCGGTACCGGACAAGGATGCGGCCAAATGGTTTGGCGCTCCGCCCCCCGATCTGACGCTGGTTGCCCGGGTACGTGGTGCCGACTGGATTTACACCTACCTGCGCTCCTTCTACGTGGATGAGACCCGTCCGTTTGGCGTGAACAACGTAGTATTCCCGTCCGTGGGCATGCCCCATGTGCTGGAGCCACTGCAAGGCACGCCCCGCGCCGAGTTCGCGACCCACACCGTCGACGGAGTGGAAGTACAGCAGGTTGTCAGTGTCAAATCTGACGGCAACGGTGAAATGAATAACGAAGAGTATGATCAGACGGTACTGGATCTGGTAAACTTCTTGGTCTACTCGGCTGAACCGGTACAACAGGAGCGCGAACGCATGGGCTTCTGGGTACTTGGCTTCATCGTGATCTTCTTCATCTTCACTGTGCTGTTGAAGAAGGAATTCTGGCGCGACGTTCACTAA
- a CDS encoding cytochrome b, with the protein MFAKLMGWIDYRFPLTAMYNDHMAKYPAPKNLNFWYFFGSLAMLVLVNQIITGIWLTMNYNPSAEGAFASVEYIMRDVDYGWLLRYMHSTGASAFFIVVYLHMFRGMIYGSYQKPRELLWIFGMLIFLCLMAEAFMGYLLPWGQMSFWGAQVIISLFGAIPVIGDDLTLWIRGDYVISGATLNRFFALHVIALPLVLVMLVAMHILALHEVGSNNPDGIDIKKHKDENGWPLDAVAFHPYFTVKDMIGVAGFLFLFCAIIFFKPDMWGYFLEKPNFEVANGLKTPAHIAPVWYFTPFYAILRAVPDKLLGVIMMGLSIVVLFLLPWLDRCKVRSVRYRSTLHKLNIAQFVVCFIILGVLGVLPSTPTLTLIAQICTLGYFGFFVLLFFYSKNESTKPLPERVTFK; encoded by the coding sequence ATGTTTGCCAAACTGATGGGCTGGATTGACTACCGCTTTCCGCTCACTGCCATGTACAACGACCACATGGCCAAGTACCCGGCGCCCAAGAACCTGAACTTCTGGTACTTCTTTGGCTCGCTCGCCATGCTGGTGCTGGTCAACCAGATCATCACGGGTATCTGGCTGACCATGAACTACAACCCCTCCGCCGAAGGTGCCTTCGCCTCCGTGGAGTACATCATGCGGGATGTGGACTACGGCTGGTTGCTGCGCTACATGCACTCCACCGGCGCGTCTGCGTTCTTCATCGTGGTCTATCTGCACATGTTCCGCGGCATGATCTACGGCTCCTACCAGAAGCCGCGCGAGCTGCTATGGATCTTCGGCATGTTGATCTTCCTCTGCCTGATGGCGGAAGCCTTCATGGGCTATCTGCTGCCGTGGGGTCAGATGTCGTTCTGGGGTGCCCAGGTCATCATCTCGCTGTTTGGTGCCATTCCGGTCATCGGTGACGATCTGACCCTGTGGATCCGCGGTGACTACGTTATTTCCGGCGCTACCCTGAACCGCTTCTTCGCACTGCACGTCATCGCCCTGCCGCTGGTACTGGTGATGCTGGTTGCCATGCACATCCTGGCGTTGCACGAAGTGGGTTCCAACAACCCGGACGGCATCGACATCAAGAAGCACAAGGACGAGAACGGCTGGCCGCTGGATGCGGTGGCATTCCACCCCTACTTCACCGTCAAGGACATGATTGGGGTCGCTGGCTTCCTGTTTCTGTTCTGCGCCATCATCTTCTTCAAGCCGGACATGTGGGGTTATTTCCTCGAGAAGCCGAACTTTGAAGTAGCCAACGGTCTGAAGACCCCGGCGCACATTGCCCCGGTCTGGTATTTCACTCCCTTCTACGCCATCTTGCGGGCGGTGCCTGACAAGCTGCTGGGCGTCATCATGATGGGGCTCTCCATCGTGGTGCTGTTCCTGCTGCCCTGGCTGGATCGCTGCAAGGTACGTTCGGTGCGCTATCGCAGTACCCTGCACAAGCTGAACATCGCCCAGTTCGTGGTCTGCTTCATCATTCTCGGGGTGCTTGGCGTCTTGCCATCGACTCCAACCCTGACGCTGATCGCCCAGATCTGTACCCTGGGTTATTTCGGGTTCTTCGTCCTGTTGTTCTTCTACAGCAAGAATGAAAGCACCAAGCCGCTGCCGGAGAGGGTGACATTTAAATGA
- the petA gene encoding ubiquinol-cytochrome c reductase iron-sulfur subunit, with translation MSNAPVDTGRRRFLTWSTVAVGGVGAAFTAVPFIKSWNPSAKAKAAGAPVEVDISKLEPGQLIRVEWRGKPVWVVKRTKQTLDALAAHDDKLRDPASDEPQQPDYAHNGYRSIKPEIFVAVGICTHLGCSPSYLPDSFGEQVQGVTSGFFCPCHGSKFDMAGRVFQGVPAPLNLVIPPYKYLSDTTILVGADGKEA, from the coding sequence ATGAGCAATGCGCCAGTTGATACCGGTCGCCGCAGATTTCTTACCTGGTCAACGGTCGCCGTTGGTGGGGTAGGAGCTGCTTTTACCGCAGTGCCGTTTATTAAGTCATGGAACCCGAGTGCCAAAGCCAAAGCGGCGGGTGCTCCGGTAGAAGTGGATATCAGTAAGTTGGAACCAGGCCAGCTCATCCGTGTTGAGTGGCGAGGCAAGCCGGTCTGGGTGGTGAAACGCACCAAGCAGACGCTGGATGCCCTGGCCGCGCACGACGACAAGTTGCGCGATCCGGCTTCCGACGAGCCCCAGCAACCCGACTATGCCCACAACGGTTACAGATCCATCAAGCCGGAGATCTTCGTGGCCGTCGGTATCTGCACTCATCTGGGCTGCTCCCCCTCCTATCTGCCGGACAGCTTTGGCGAGCAGGTGCAGGGCGTGACCTCAGGCTTCTTCTGCCCCTGTCATGGCTCCAAGTTCGACATGGCTGGTCGAGTGTTCCAGGGGGTGCCAGCACCCTTGAACCTGGTCATTCCGCCGTACAAATATCTTAGCGACACCACCATCCTGGTCGGTGCCGATGGCAAGGAGGCCTGA
- the rpsI gene encoding 30S ribosomal protein S9 gives MAENQYYGTGRRKSSTARVFIKAGSGKIVINQRSLEQYFGRPTARMVVRQPLELVEMTEKLDLYITVNGGGISGQAGAIRHGITRALMQYDETLRSELRKAGFVTRDARKVERKKVGLHKARKRPQYSKR, from the coding sequence ATGGCAGAAAATCAATACTACGGTACCGGCCGTCGCAAAAGCTCCACTGCTCGCGTATTTATCAAAGCGGGTAGCGGTAAAATCGTAATCAACCAGCGCTCCCTGGAGCAGTACTTCGGCCGTCCGACTGCCCGCATGGTAGTTCGTCAGCCGCTGGAACTGGTTGAGATGACCGAGAAACTGGACCTGTACATCACCGTTAACGGTGGTGGCATCTCCGGTCAAGCTGGTGCGATCCGCCACGGTATCACTCGTGCTCTGATGCAGTACGATGAAACCCTGCGTTCCGAACTGCGTAAAGCAGGCTTTGTTACTCGCGATGCCCGTAAGGTTGAGCGTAAGAAAGTCGGTCTGCACAAAGCTCGTAAGCGTCCGCAGTACTCCAAGCGTTAA
- the rplM gene encoding 50S ribosomal protein L13: MKTFVAKPETVKRDWYIVDAEGKTLGRIATEIAARLRGKHKAEYTPHVDTGDYIIVVNAEKVHVTGKKFTDKMYHAHSGFPGGIKSISFDKLIQRKPEMVIEAAVKGMLPKGPLGRAMFRKLKVYAGAEHAHAAQQPQVLDI; this comes from the coding sequence ATGAAAACTTTCGTTGCCAAGCCAGAAACCGTAAAACGTGACTGGTACATTGTGGACGCAGAAGGTAAAACTCTGGGTCGTATCGCAACCGAGATCGCTGCTCGTCTGCGTGGTAAGCACAAAGCTGAGTACACTCCGCACGTTGACACCGGTGATTACATCATCGTTGTAAACGCTGAGAAGGTACACGTAACCGGTAAGAAATTTACCGACAAAATGTACCATGCTCACTCCGGTTTCCCGGGTGGTATCAAGTCCATCAGCTTCGACAAGCTGATTCAGCGTAAACCGGAAATGGTAATCGAAGCTGCCGTCAAAGGCATGCTGCCGAAGGGTCCGCTGGGCCGTGCCATGTTCCGTAAGCTGAAAGTTTACGCAGGCGCCGAGCACGCTCATGCTGCTCAGCAACCTCAAGTACTGGATATCTAA
- the zapE gene encoding cell division protein ZapE, translated as MTPQQKYQQDLQRPGFVADPAQAMAVARLERLYQDLCQTPTPTRSRGLLGWLQKPKPRTPILGLYMWGGVGRGKTWLMDTFFDSLPGERKLRIHFHRFMHRVHDELKGLTGQADPLKLIASKLAGETDVICFDEFFVSDITDAMLLGTLFQELFGHGVVLVATSNIPPQDLYRNGLQRARFLPAIALIERHCEILNVDGGTDYRLRTLEQAEIYHFPLDQQAKSNLDRYFRQLTGLEEARAGSVEINHRQLASLGMGEGVLYMEFEQLCCTPRSQGDYIELARLFHTVLLANVQPMGAGTDDAARRFIAMVDEFYERHVKLIISAAVPMQELYGNGLLNFEFKRCLSRLQEMQSHEYLARVHLP; from the coding sequence ATGACCCCGCAGCAAAAGTATCAGCAGGATTTGCAGCGCCCCGGCTTCGTGGCCGACCCCGCCCAGGCGATGGCAGTGGCCCGTCTGGAGCGACTCTATCAGGATTTATGCCAAACCCCGACTCCGACCAGATCCCGCGGCCTGCTGGGCTGGCTACAAAAGCCGAAGCCTCGCACGCCCATCCTGGGTCTATATATGTGGGGCGGAGTGGGCAGAGGCAAGACCTGGCTGATGGATACTTTTTTCGACAGCTTGCCGGGAGAGCGCAAGCTGCGCATTCACTTCCACCGTTTCATGCACCGGGTGCACGATGAGCTCAAGGGGCTGACCGGTCAGGCCGATCCGCTCAAGCTGATCGCCAGCAAGCTGGCCGGCGAAACCGACGTCATCTGCTTCGACGAATTTTTCGTCTCCGACATCACCGACGCCATGTTATTGGGGACCCTGTTCCAGGAGTTGTTCGGCCATGGAGTGGTGCTGGTGGCGACCTCGAACATACCGCCGCAGGATTTGTATCGAAATGGTCTGCAGCGCGCCCGATTTCTACCGGCGATTGCGCTCATCGAGCGCCATTGCGAGATACTTAACGTGGACGGCGGCACCGATTATCGCCTGCGTACGTTGGAGCAGGCGGAGATTTATCACTTCCCGCTGGATCAGCAGGCAAAATCCAATCTGGATCGTTATTTTCGGCAGTTAACCGGGCTGGAAGAGGCCCGGGCGGGCAGTGTCGAGATCAATCACCGTCAGCTGGCGTCGCTGGGGATGGGAGAAGGTGTGCTCTATATGGAGTTTGAGCAACTTTGCTGTACTCCCCGCTCACAGGGCGATTACATCGAGCTGGCCCGGCTGTTTCACACCGTCCTGCTGGCCAATGTGCAGCCAATGGGGGCGGGCACGGATGACGCGGCGCGCCGCTTCATCGCCATGGTGGACGAGTTCTATGAGCGGCACGTCAAGCTGATCATATCGGCGGCGGTGCCCATGCAGGAACTCTATGGCAACGGGCTGCTGAATTTCGAGTTCAAACGTTGTCTTTCACGGCTTCAGGAAATGCAATCGCACGAATACCTTGCCAGAGTGCACCTTCCTTAG
- a CDS encoding YhcB family protein: protein MSLLNGILLAVAALIIGVIIGRFTVRSRDAGRLEQELKKAHKELESYQGQINTHFADSAALMEQLAEQYQTLYRHMAEQSKFLAKAQEPLFRETLLDESSDVPANEEPGVPPRDYAGASGLLKQSS, encoded by the coding sequence ATGAGTCTGTTAAACGGGATCCTGCTGGCTGTCGCCGCCTTGATTATCGGTGTCATCATCGGCCGCTTCACAGTGCGCAGCCGGGATGCCGGCCGTCTGGAACAAGAACTGAAGAAGGCTCACAAGGAACTGGAAAGCTACCAGGGCCAGATCAATACCCACTTCGCCGACAGCGCCGCCCTGATGGAGCAGCTGGCCGAGCAGTACCAGACCCTTTATCGCCATATGGCGGAGCAGAGCAAGTTCCTGGCCAAGGCTCAGGAGCCGCTGTTCCGTGAAACCCTGCTCGACGAGAGCAGCGATGTCCCGGCCAATGAAGAACCGGGCGTACCACCCCGTGACTATGCAGGGGCCTCCGGTCTGCTCAAGCAGTCCAGTTAG